DNA sequence from the Amycolatopsis sp. Hca4 genome:
CGGCTTATGTGGTCGACGGTCACGAGCAGCAGCCTTCCGGCTGCGTGGCCTTGTCGACCTGGCCGGTTTGCGCGTCAGGAGTGCAGCACGTGGCCGGGGTGGCGAGTGCCGCGCTGTCGGAACCGAAGGACTGCGAGTCGGCCTTCACCGTGTAGACCTCCCACGGCTCCTGACCAGGGCCGTGCACCCACACCTTGTCCTGCACGGCATAGCAGCAGGTGGTGTTGTCTTCGGTCAGCGTCTCCAGGCCCTCGCCGGTCAGGCGCTTGCTGGCCTCGCTGACCTGGTCGGTCGACTCGACCTCGACGCCGAGGTGGTCCATCACCGTGGCCTGGCCGGGCTCCCCCTGCAGGAGCACGAGCTTGAGCGCCGGTTCGGCGATGGCGAAGTTGGCATAGCCGGGGCGGAGCTTGGCCGGCTCGGTGCCGAACAGCTTCGAGTAGAAGTCGATCGAGCCTTCGAGGTCCCCGACCCGCAGTGCGAGCTGTACTCGTGACATCCCGTCCTCCTTGAATAGACGTTTGTCGAAACAGTGCCTCGGCTTAGATTGGCTTCTACTTAGAAGTCTGTCAAGATAGACGCATGCCGAAACAGCTGCCGATCGCGGCGATGGACGCTTGCTGCTCCCCGCTGGCCCGCGAACCACTGAGCGAGGACCAGGCCGCCGAGCTGTCCAAGCTGTTCAAGGCGATGGCCGACCCGGTCCGCCTGCGGCTGCTCTCGCTGATCGCCTCCCACGCCGGGGGCGAGGCGTGCGTGTGCGACCTGACCGACGCCTTCGACCTGACCGGCCCGACCATCTCCCACCACCTCAAGGTGCTGCGCGAGTCCGGCCTGATCACCGGCGAACGGCGCGGGACCTGGGTGTACTACCGCGTTCACCCTGAGGTGCTGGCCCGCCTCTCGGCCGTGCTGGTCC
Encoded proteins:
- a CDS encoding metalloregulator ArsR/SmtB family transcription factor, with protein sequence MPKQLPIAAMDACCSPLAREPLSEDQAAELSKLFKAMADPVRLRLLSLIASHAGGEACVCDLTDAFDLTGPTISHHLKVLRESGLITGERRGTWVYYRVHPEVLARLSAVLVPATP
- a CDS encoding ArsI/CadI family heavy metal resistance metalloenzyme; this encodes MSRVQLALRVGDLEGSIDFYSKLFGTEPAKLRPGYANFAIAEPALKLVLLQGEPGQATVMDHLGVEVESTDQVSEASKRLTGEGLETLTEDNTTCCYAVQDKVWVHGPGQEPWEVYTVKADSQSFGSDSAALATPATCCTPDAQTGQVDKATQPEGCCS